Genomic DNA from Mycobacterium stomatepiae:
GTTGTTTGGTTAAGCCGTCGGCGTTGGGGTCGACCATCAGCAGTGTCAACGCACCGCGCCCCCGGGAGTCATACCCGGTGCGGGTGACCAGCAACAGGTAGTCGCAGTCGTCGACACCTGAGATGTAGTACTTCTGCCCGTTGACGACGTACTTGTCGCCCTTTCGGCTCGCGACGGTGGAGATGTTGTGAGAGTTGGTACCAGCATTGGGTTCGGTAAGTCCGAACGAGAACTTCAGGTCGGCGCTTGCGATTCCGGGTAGCCACCTCCGCTTCTGGCTATCAGTGCCGTGTCGGTTCACGATCGTGCCGATGATGCCCGGGGAGACAAGCAGTTTGAGCAGGGGACATCCCGCTACGGCCGTCTCTTCCAGCACGGCCACCAACTCCTGCAGGCCTTGACCGCCGCCGCCGTATTCGGTGGGCAGGTGCTCCCCGAGGAAGCCGTTGTCCCCCAACGCCCGCCAGAGCTCATCGGGTGACCGTCCCGCATCGCTGACGGCTTTGAAGTACGTGGGGCCGAAGCCGGCGGCGATCCGGTAGACCGCGACCCTGAGCGCCTTCTCCTCGTCACTGGGAAGCAGTGGCAAAACCGGTATCGACGCGCCGTCGGTGATAGTCATATCTTTGAGCTCCTGCCTGATGTATTTTGTGCTGTCTTCGCGACCTGTCATACGTGCCGATGGGACGCGCGAACCAGGTGCTCGCGCCAGTAACCCTCAGACGCGCCGCTCCGTTCTGGCCACAGCGAGTCCCAACGCGGTGAAGTCGAGGGTGGGTGTGTTGGTCTTTTCCCTCAAGACGTGCTTCATGACGCGTCCGACCGCATTCTTGGGCAGCTCATCGACAATATCGACGTAACGGGGAATCATGAAGTACGGCAGCTTGTTTCGGAAGAATTCAAAAAGCTCCCCGGCGTCGGGTTGCACGCCAGGCCGAAAGACGATGCACGCCTTGATGTCATCTTCGGTTTGCTCGCAGGGCACGGCATGGACGGCTACTTCGATGACCGCGGGATGCTCGGCGATGGCCGCCTCCAACTCCATGCTGGACACATTCTCGCCGCGCCGGCGCATCGAATCCTTCTTGCGGTCTACGAATTCCAGTTCGCCGCTGGGAAGGATCCGGCCCAGGTCACCTGAGTGGTACCAGCCCCCAGCACAGGCTTGCTGGGTAGCTTCGGGGTCTTCCCAGTAACCATCGAACATGGTGAACGCTTCACGGCCGCGAAAGCAGATTTCTCCGACGCCGCCTTCACGAACCTCGAGGTCGTGGTCGTCGAAGAGCCGTACCTCTAAGTCGGGCGCGGGCCGCCCCACACCCTTAGCGTCGGTACGCTCTCCGGCCGGCGTGAATGCCAATGGGACACATTCGGTCTGGCCGTAGATCTGCGTCCAGGGCTCGATGTCGAAGCGTCGCCGGAACCGCGCTTGGGAATCGGGGGCCATGGGTGAGACCACCATCGCGCGCACGCCGTGACCGCGGTCATCTGGGCCCGGAGTCGACGCCAGCATCGCATGTCCCATCGCACCGACACCGACACCGACTGTGGCACCCACTTCGCTTGCGCGCGAGAGCGTTCGGCTGGCGCGGCAGTGCTCACCCGCGCTGTCGCCAACGTGGTCGACAGCACCACGAGTCAACTGGGCCCGCCACCTCTACGACGGGCTCGGTTGGCACCGCCGCGATGGAGAGCGCAACGTGCACCCTTTCGTTCTGCCATTACGGACTTATAGCTCACCTCAAAATTATAATCAAGCTCAAATTTGGTGTACACTTCATCGATGCCGCGGAAGAGCAACAGCGTCCGACTCGCCCAGCGGGCAACGAGCACAGATGTCGACGGCCTTCGCGAACGGGGCAAGAACGCACGTATCGCCCGCATTATCGAGGCCGCGTGTGCCATCCTGCGCGCCGACGGGGCGCACGCCCTGACCGTGGCGCGCATCGCCGAACAGGCCGAAGTCTCTCAAGGAACCGTGTTCAATTTGGTCGGCACCCGCGATGAAATCTGGGCCGCGATCGCCGAGCAAAGCTTCGCCCGCATCGAACTGGCTGGTTTTCGCAGCGTCGAGGATCCGCAGATCCGGGCGCGAGCCATCATCGACGCCGTTGTCACCATGATCTGTTCGGACGCAAAGGTATTCCGCCCGCTGCTGCTGAACTGGGAACTCAGTTCCCACGTCAGCAACGCCGAACCGACCCCCGAATTGCTGCGATGCCTTCAAGACGCTCAGGCCGGCGGAGTTATCCAGGACCAGGTTCATCTACGTCGATTAGCTCAGCAGATCACCACAGGGTTCATCGGGGCCATGCATCAGTGGGCAGCTCGTGTCATCACCGACGCGACGTTTCGGCTCCGTACCAGAGACTTTGTTGATCTCGTTTTCATGGCCGCCCGTAGGGACGATCACCCCGCTGCGGTTGCATGGCATTTCGGTACAGCCAGACGCCAATAGCCGTCCGCAAACGATCGCCTGCCGACCGTGCTGCCACCACGGTGATCCGATGCAGAAGCGTTCTGTGGCAGACCAGTTCGATTACGTATCCACACAACAACGATGGACGGACTACATAGATGTACCACGTTGACGACGTGCTCACCAGAATCGATGTCCACACCACCACAGTCATCATTTTGGTGCTCTTCGGCTGGATCGGCGGATTCATGCAAATCGGCGAGGCAATGCGGCTAGGCATTCGGCAACGCGTCGCCGGACAGCCCTTGGGCACCACGATCGTTATGCTCACCCATGACCTGACGTTCACAGCCCACTACCACCACTTCGTCGACGAGATCGGCCACCCGATGTTCGTGTTGTTTTGGGTGGGCATGCTCACCTCGAACGTGATCGAATTGGTACTGCTCTGGCATTGGGTGCGGTTTCAACACACCGGCCTACCGACACCGGCCGTGTTGTTGATCGTCGGCGTATACCAGGGCCTGGCCTTTGCCTTGTGGTGGTGGACGCAATCCCTATTCGACGATCCACTCGACTTCGTCGGCCTCACCATCGTCCAAGTTGGCGCTGTAGTGTTCGGCGTCCCAATGCTTCTCGGACGAGGCACCTCACGCGGATCATCGCGAGTGTTCGTATGGGCCACACTCCTCGGGCCCGGCTCATTAGGCTTTCTGTTCATCCCCTACCTGGCTCCAGCGATTCGCGCCAGCTGGCAATTCTGGTGCGTCGTCGCCGTCACCTTCACCTGCGCTCTGACATTCGTCGTCGTATACGAACGACTGCGAAACACCGACCAATTCACGGCTTGATACCGCAGTGACCAGCGCAAGAACGTGCGCTGCAACTGGAACAACGTCGCAGCTGGGCACGGATGCCGGGGCTCTGCGCGGCCTACCGGTTAGTCGGCCGCGCAGAGCCCGAACCCACCGACAACACCCCGCCGGTCGTGGCGCCGGGCATCCTGAGCAAGATCGCTCCGTGCCGCGATCACCGTGATTCTGGGGATCTTCCCACAACCGCTGCTCGACCTCGCCGGTCACGCCGCACAGTTGCTGCAGTAACTCTCCGCCGCGGAGGCGCTCCCACCAGCAGATCGGATGCCTTCTCTCCGATCATGATTGAAGGGGCGTTGGTGTTGCCGGCGGTGATGGACGGCATGACCGACGCGTCGGCAACCCGCAGTCCGTCAACGCCGCGCACCCGGAGATCCGGTGCCACGACGGCGTCGTCGTCGACACCCATGCGGCATGTCCCGACCTGATGGTGGTAGGTGCCGGCGGCACGCCGGACGTATGCACGCAGATGGTCACGGGTGCGTGCCGCCGGCCCGGGCGCGACCTCGGCATGCCGCCAGTCACGGAAGGCCGAACTGGCCCCTATCTCGCGACAGATCTCCACCGCGTCGACCAGTGCCTCGAGGTCATAAGGCTCGGCCAGAACGTTGGGATCACACTGCGGCGCGGTCGCCGGATCGGCCGAAGCCAGCCGAAGGGTGCCCCGCGACCGGGGGCGAATAATGCCGGGCGCGATCGTGTATCCATTGCGCGGCACCCGGTAACCCTCGGCTGGGTACACCAGGTTCATGAACAACGGCTGTAGATCCGGGCCGGGTCCGCGCCAATACGCGCTGGAGGTGAACAGTTGGCACTCGAGCAGATTGTGGTGCGGTGGCTCGATCGGCCGAGACGCCTCGTAGATATTGCTCACCAAAAGATGGTCGTGCAGGTTCTCGCCCACTCCGGGAAGATCGACGGTGGCATTCACGCCGATTTCGGCGAGATGCTCGGCAGGGCCGATCCCACTGAGCATCAACAGCTTTGGTGACCCGATGGTGCCCGCGCTCAGCACAACCTCGCTCTCCGCCGAAGCCTGAAGAACCTGCCCGCGCACCGAGTACTGCACTCCGACCGCTCGCCCCCCGCGGATGGTGACATGATGCACGAGCGCCCCGGTGGTGACGGCCAGGCGTGGATTGCCCCTCGCCGTTGCCATGAAACTGCGCCACGCGCTGGCTCGGCGCCCGTTGCGGGTGGTCAGTTGGCTGTAGCCGACACCGAGCTGGCTCGGACCGTTGAAATCATCGACGATCGGGTGTCCCAGGGCATTCGCGGCTTCGATGAACGCGACCGAAGTCGGGTTTGGCCGGGTGATCCGCTCGACCGGCAACGGCCCGCCCGCTCCGTGCCACGGGCTCGCCCCGTCCACGTGGTCCTCCGAACGCCGAAACAGGCCGAGGACGCTCTCGAAATCCCAGCCTGTACACCCGAGTTGGGCCCACCCGTCGTAATCGCTGCGATGTCCCCGCATGTATATC
This window encodes:
- a CDS encoding acyl-CoA dehydrogenase family protein, producing the protein MPLLPSDEEKALRVAVYRIAAGFGPTYFKAVSDAGRSPDELWRALGDNGFLGEHLPTEYGGGGQGLQELVAVLEETAVAGCPLLKLLVSPGIIGTIVNRHGTDSQKRRWLPGIASADLKFSFGLTEPNAGTNSHNISTVASRKGDKYVVNGQKYYISGVDDCDYLLLVTRTGYDSRGRGALTLLMVDPNADGLTKQPIATALDEPEKQFTLYFDNVEVDADCRVGAEGGGLRVAFDGLNPERILSAAVSLGLARYALDKACEYARTRTVWSAPIGTHQAIAHPLAQGKVKLEQARLITQKAAALYDIGMDAGEVSNIAKLAAAEAGVGCLDHAIQVHGGNGFATEYALAQFWFLARLQLTAPVSREMVLNYIAEHTLKLPRSY
- a CDS encoding AMP-binding protein translates to MTRGAVDHVGDSAGEHCRASRTLSRASEVGATVGVGVGAMGHAMLASTPGPDDRGHGVRAMVVSPMAPDSQARFRRRFDIEPWTQIYGQTECVPLAFTPAGERTDAKGVGRPAPDLEVRLFDDHDLEVREGGVGEICFRGREAFTMFDGYWEDPEATQQACAGGWYHSGDLGRILPSGELEFVDRKKDSMRRRGENVSSMELEAAIAEHPAVIEVAVHAVPCEQTEDDIKACIVFRPGVQPDAGELFEFFRNKLPYFMIPRYVDIVDELPKNAVGRVMKHVLREKTNTPTLDFTALGLAVARTERRV
- a CDS encoding TetR/AcrR family transcriptional regulator — protein: MPRKSNSVRLAQRATSTDVDGLRERGKNARIARIIEAACAILRADGAHALTVARIAEQAEVSQGTVFNLVGTRDEIWAAIAEQSFARIELAGFRSVEDPQIRARAIIDAVVTMICSDAKVFRPLLLNWELSSHVSNAEPTPELLRCLQDAQAGGVIQDQVHLRRLAQQITTGFIGAMHQWAARVITDATFRLRTRDFVDLVFMAARRDDHPAAVAWHFGTARRQ